The Actinomadura graeca nucleotide sequence CTGGCGCTTGGACGGCAGCGCCCGCCAGCGCGAGCCGATCCGGCGGCGGCGGTGAGCGCGGAGGAGGTGGGCCACGTATCTGCGGTAGGCGGGCGACAGATCCAGCGCAGCGCGATAGAGCAGCACTGAAGCTCCTGGTGGGTGCGGTCGAGTCTTGGTCGACTCCGCATCTACTGGGAGCTTCGCTAGCTGGCGATCACAACCGGCGATCCGCATCCAGCTCGTGACCAACCCGCCCAGGATGGAAAAGGGCTCATTGGGTTGCCGGACCACCCCCGCGCGCGGGGAGAACTCCGCCAACCGGGCCCGCCGCGCCGGGTCGCTCGGACCACCCCCGCCCGCGCGGGGAGAACGCGGGGAAGATCATCGAGGCGCCGCATACCGGCGGACCACCCCGCCCGCGCGGGGAGAACTACCGGGACGAGTGGCGGCCGTACGCTGACCTCGAACCACTCCCGCCCGCGCGGGGAGAACCGGGGCCGAGGGATGAGGACCTCACCAACTAACGGACCACCCCCGCCCGCGCGGGGAGAACTCAGCGGGGAGATCACGTGGACGTCCCCAGCTCGGACCACCCCCGCCCGCGCGGGGAGAACCTCGGCGACGAACACCTTCAAGGTGGCGACGACGGACCACCCCTGCCCGCGCGGGGAGAACTTTGCAGCGACGGCCGCACGAGCGGCGGCGGACGGACCACCCCCGCCCGCGCGGGGAGAACTGCGCCCTCTCCCCGTAAAGGCTCCATAGGCACGGACCACCCCCGCCCGCGCGGGGAGGGCACCCTGGGCCTGACAGTGAAGTACGCCGAGACCTGGACCACCCCCGCCCGCGCGGGGAGAACCCCGACGCCCAGCAGGATCCCACCGGCGACCGCGGACCACCCCCGCCCGCGCGGGGAGAACGCGAACTGGCGCTGCCAGGGCAAAGGCCCCCGCGGACCACCCCCGCCCGCGCGGGGAGAACTCTTCGCCCGGGTTCGCCGGGCCGACGAATCGCGGACCACCCCCGCCCGCGCGGGGAGAACCTTGGTACACCCTGGTTTACAGGCGCCTCTACTGGACCACCCCCGCCCGCGCGGGGAGAACGCGTCCTGGCCGCGCGCCGCGACCTTGGCGGGCGGACCACCCCCGCCCGCGCGGAGAGAACGGCAGATCGATCACGGTGACCGCGATGGCCACCGGACCACCCCCGCCCGCGCGGGGAGAACACCCAGAAGGCGGCTGAGGGCAGCGACCGCCGGACCACCCCCGCCCGCGCGGGGAGAACTCCGCCAGTGCGGGGTTAGAGGCAATGTCCAGCGGACCACCCCCGCCCGCGCGGGGAGAACACGGCGCGGTCACCCCGGATGACGAGGATCGCCGGACCACCCCCGCCCGCGCGGGGAGAACGACCTGGAGGACGAGGAGGAGCGCGCCGAGCGCGGACCACCCCCGCCCGCGCGGGGAGAACTCGCCGGTACTGACGAGCCGCGCGTCCATGGCCGGACCACCCCCGCCCGCGCGGGGAGAACCCGACAAACGCGTCAACCAGGTGCTCCGGCGGCGGACCACCCCCGCCCGCGCGGGGAGAACGGATCGACGAGGAGACCCGGTGACCGCCGCCACGGACCACCCCCGCCCGCGCGGGGAGAACCCGTCCTCAAGAACCACCCTGGACCCGTCGGTCGGACCACCCCCGCCCGCGCGGGGAGAACGCTGCCGAGGCTGCCGACAAGGCCAAGGCGATCGGACCACCCCCGCCCGCGCGGGGAGAACGCGGCGCGGGTGCCGTAGACGTCGGCCAGGCGCGGACCACCCCCGCCCGCGCGGGGAGAACGTCGACGACGCGCCCGTCTGGGCGGCCGTGGACGGACCACCCCCGCCCGCGCGGGGAGAACCCGTACGCCGCCTTGAGCCAGGACCGTAGGCGCGGACCACCCCCGCCCGCGCGGGGAGAACCCTTTCGTGTGCGCGCCACCCGCGAAGGCGGCCGGACCACCCCCGCCCGCGCGGGGAGAACCGGACCGTGGCGGGAGGCGGGAGTTCACCTCGCGGACCACCCCCGCCCGCGCGGGGAGAACCAGCGGCAGGAGTTCGCTGCCCGGTCCGCTTCCGGACCACCCCCGCCCGCGCGGGGAGAACGCATCCAGTACATCAACTGGACGGAACGCCAGAGGACCACCCCCGCCCGCGCGGGGAGAACGCTCGGCATCGCCACACTCGGCCTGCTCATCGGGGACCACCCCCGCCCGCGCGGGGAGAACTGTTCCGCCGTCAGCGTCCCGAACAGACCCGGCGGACCACCCCCGCCCGCGCGGGGAGAACCACGCCTGGACGGCCTTCACCGCGTCCTCAGTCGGACCACCCCCGCCCGCGCGGGGAGAACACCTGGTCGACTGCTGATAGCTCCGCGACTGGCGGACCACCCCCGCCCGCGCGGGGAGAACGCGGAGACCGCCCTGCAGCCCTGGGCGGACCTCGGACCACCCCCGCCCGCGCGGGGAGAACAAGTCCTCGTCCGGCGGCGTCACGACCCTCACCGGACCACCCCCGCCCGCGCGGGGAGAACATCCTGTACTACGTGATCACCTGGGCGGGTCTCGGACCACCCCCGCCCGCGCGGGGAGAACGCGCTGACGCTGGGCACCGCGTCGGGCATCGCCGGACCACCCCCGCCCGCGCGGGGAGAACAATCCCCGCCGCACTGACCCGCCATCCCACCTCGGACCACCCCCGCCCGCGCGGGGAGAACCCCCGTTCGACATCACGGACACCTGGATTCACCCGGACCACCCCCGCCCGCGCGGGGAGAACACTTCGTGACCTGGGGCGATGCAGGGTCGTTACCGTTTTGAGATGAGTGCTTCCAGAGCCGACGGCTGTCGCGCATGGGGTGAGCCTACGTGGATCGCGCTGGTCCTGTCGGTGGGGTGTGGTTGAGTGGCTGCGCACGGTGAGTAGACGGAGCGAGGTCGTTTTCATGGCACATGGTGATCGGGAGTCTCAGCCAATGGCGGCTGTGGATGCTCGTCTGTGGGGTAAGCGCCGGGGGCTTCCGTCGCCGTATCCGGTGATCTGTCATCTGATCGATACTGCGGCGATCGCGGGTGCCTTATGGGATGCCTGGATCGGGGAGCTCGCGGTTCTGCGGGATGGTTCGGGTCCCGGCGGTGTGCCTGCCAGGGCTGAGATGCGCAGACTGGTTTGCTTCTGGGCTGGCCTGCATGATGTCGGGAAGATCTCTCCGTCATTTCAAGCTGTCGTCGATGATCTTTACCGGAAGTTGCTGGCTCGGGCGCCGGAGTATGGCGGGGAGGGGAACGAGTCGGTTGCTGGGTTACGGCACAGCGAGGTGACGCAGTGGGTGCTGGTCGAAATTTTCCGCGGGCTGGGATATCCGGCGGACGCGAGAGCGCGCCGGGACGTGGCTCATCAGATCGCCCAGTTGCTCGGTGGCCATCATGGGCGTTTCTGCCCGGCCTTGGAGCGTGATGAGCTTCGTGATCCGCGCAGGGATGGGCTCGGGGAGGGGGCTTGGCGGCGGCAGCGTGCGGCGCATGCCGGGGTTCTCCAGGAGCTGACCGGCGCGTATGAGCCTCTGACGGGCCGGCTGACTGTCCCGGTGGGGGTCATGGTGCTGGGAATCGTGATCGTCGCCGATTGGCTGGCGAGCCAGGAGGAGTTCATCTGTGCTCGGCTGCCCGTTCCTGGCTGGGCGGCTGGAGAAGCGGGGTTGCGTGCTCATTGGGAGCGTGCGGTAGCCGAGGCGCCCGGAGTGGTCCGGGCGGCCGGGCTGGGGGAGGCCCGGTTCGGTGAGCGGGAGTTCGGCGAGCTGTTCCCCTTCGAGCCCAATCCGCTGCAGGCGTCCGTGGCGGACGATCTGCCCAAGATGGTGCGGGGGCCCGGGGTGCTGCTGGTGACTGCGCCGCCAGGTGAGGGCAAGACCGAGGTGGCGCTGTACGCGGCGAGTGTTCTGGCGCGGGCTTGCGGGGCCGGAGGTCTCGGGTTCTGCCTTCCGACGATGGCCACGACCGATGCGATGCACAAGCGGGTGGCGGAGTTCGTCGGCAGGGCGCTGCTGGGGGATGCTGCGTTGACGCGGGTGCACAGCATGGCGTGGCTGTCTAAGGACGCCGCAGGCGATGCGGCGGTGTCGGCTGCGGATGCCGGGTGGGTGGTCGCCGATCTGGAGGCGTCGCAGTGGCTGCATTCCAGCCGGCGTGGCCTGCTGGCGCCGTTGAGCACCTTCACCATCGACCAGGCACTGGCCGGGGTGCTGCCGGTGAAGTACAACGTGTTGCGGCTGCTTGCCTTGGCGGGCAAGGTCGTGGTCTTTGACGAGGTTCACGCCTACGACGTGTGGATGCACGGGCTTTTGGTGCGGTTGCTGGAGTGGCTGGGGGCGTTGAAGGCGCCCGTGGTGTTGCTGTCGGCGACGCTCACCGGTTCGTCTGCGAGATCGTTGGTGGAGGCCTATCTGCGCGGTGGCGGTCATGATGCCGGGTCGCAGCTACGGCCGTGTTATCCGGGATGGTTGTTCGCTGACGCGGTCACCGGCCAGGTGTGCGAGCCGCGGGCGGTGCCCAGTGAGCGCGAGCGTGAGCTGGCTTTCGAGGTCGTACCGGTGCGGCGGGGCGAGGGCGCAGAGGGTTCGGGGCACCGGATCGGCGTGCTCCGGGAGTTGCTGAAACCGGTTGTGGACAGTGACCGGGGCTGCGTGCTGGTGTGCTGTACCACCGTCAAGGAGGCGCAGGAGACCTACCGGCACCTGGCGGGCTGGTTCTCCCGGCTGCGGGCGGAGGGTGAGTGCCCGCCGGAGCTGCGGTTGCTGCACTCTCGTTTCCGGGCCGGTGACCGCGCCGACATCACAGCTGGGTGCGAGGCCGATTTCGGTAAGACGGGCACTCGGCCGAGGACGGTGCTGGTGTCCACGCAGATCATCGAGCAGTCTCTGGACCTGGACTTCGACCTGCTCATCAC carries:
- the cas3 gene encoding CRISPR-associated helicase Cas3' — its product is MAAVDARLWGKRRGLPSPYPVICHLIDTAAIAGALWDAWIGELAVLRDGSGPGGVPARAEMRRLVCFWAGLHDVGKISPSFQAVVDDLYRKLLARAPEYGGEGNESVAGLRHSEVTQWVLVEIFRGLGYPADARARRDVAHQIAQLLGGHHGRFCPALERDELRDPRRDGLGEGAWRRQRAAHAGVLQELTGAYEPLTGRLTVPVGVMVLGIVIVADWLASQEEFICARLPVPGWAAGEAGLRAHWERAVAEAPGVVRAAGLGEARFGEREFGELFPFEPNPLQASVADDLPKMVRGPGVLLVTAPPGEGKTEVALYAASVLARACGAGGLGFCLPTMATTDAMHKRVAEFVGRALLGDAALTRVHSMAWLSKDAAGDAAVSAADAGWVVADLEASQWLHSSRRGLLAPLSTFTIDQALAGVLPVKYNVLRLLALAGKVVVFDEVHAYDVWMHGLLVRLLEWLGALKAPVVLLSATLTGSSARSLVEAYLRGGGHDAGSQLRPCYPGWLFADAVTGQVCEPRAVPSERERELAFEVVPVRRGEGAEGSGHRIGVLRELLKPVVDSDRGCVLVCCTTVKEAQETYRHLAGWFSRLRAEGECPPELRLLHSRFRAGDRADITAGCEADFGKTGTRPRTVLVSTQIIEQSLDLDFDLLITDLAPMALLLQRAGRCQRHRGTGHDLHQARRPEWISRDPRIVVLDPVGDDGAFAVPDTWGGVYDESLLRRTSRLLHDRGGGVVAVPGAVQELVDAVYAADFAAVANVDEATAEAIRRADGERLAGQAAQGQLSALVKIESPDNRLLNDLWEMSNAKAGVDESLITTRLGADSARLVCVYEQESGRWTLDEQGDVPVPGMRGTVRVSADEARLIARHMIPVPGKWVEGDADLLPTPPAWQENSVLAGWAQLPMRLDFDGRWGGQVRSGAVEYTRSSGLTSAIRDNGSRGAAEAV